The Gossypium raimondii isolate GPD5lz chromosome 2, ASM2569854v1, whole genome shotgun sequence genome segment CGGCTCCATGGTACCCAACCACTGTCGGAAAGATGTGTTGGTTTGACCcaccatgtcactctcaagttgAGACATTCTTTGGCAAAAAAATGTGTGGCTCTAGCTCGTGCGCTGCatatgtattaagaaaatataagttaCAGTATTgttctaaaacattaaaacttatattgaaaagataaggtaaTTCTTTACCCATTCTGACAATTTGTCTCTTCCAGTCTACATTCTTATAATCTCACTAGAAGTTAGCCGCAATGTACCGGATGtagtaaacggatctccatgGTACACCGGAACGCCTAATGGCTACAATTAATCCtttccctctatcggagatgatggaaatattatcgttgctaataacatacctccgcaggttGGTAAGGAAGAACTCCCACGATTTCATGTTCTCCTTATCGACGATGGAAAATGCTATCAGGAGCACGTTCCTGTTGCCGTCTTGAGCAATCGCAAGAAGAGGATCTGTGTGTATTTTCCATAAAGCCAGGATCTGTGTGTATTTTCCATAAAGCCAGGTTCCATCTACTTGCACAAATGATTTGCAGTGAGGAAATACGCGCACACATGGATCAAACGTCCAAAATATCCaatggaaaattctttttctcgattgtaGTTGGTCATCCGGCCCGTAATAAGGTCGTGTCTGCAACTCAATGATAGTCCTCGGCACGTGTTCCTTCATAGCGGCTATCCATCCTTGTAACTCATTGTAAGATGCATCAAAATCTTCGTACAATTGCTCTATttccatctgtttagctatccatgccttccTGTATGATACTCGgtactggaatcgtgcttgtaTTTCGGAAATCAGTGctgaaactttaatggtcggcatgtctttcaccattggcatgatgcacgtacagatagttttggagtcaagttttcgatgatcttctatcatacgtgttgaagtgcatatgtgaggcccaacaaattttcgtatctcccacatctgcgACTTCTGGATAAATGCAGATCGTAtccgccaattgcagccttctgCCGGCCTCCAACACTCTCCaatatataatgttggtttagaCACGACGACTTTGTAGTCTACTAatatattcatgctataccgCTTAATAGCAAATATGCATTCTTCCTTACTTTCGAATCTCTGGCCCACGAACAACTCCTCTGGATCAGAATATAGGGCCATCCGGTGAGCAGGTAGAATTTTAGGGTACTCCAAAAACTCAGCTACCCGCGCTGCATCGGGGTTTATCCGAGACATGTGTgccccaggattattgtgtatcataATACCACGAATCTGGTTTCCGACTGAAGATGCGTTAACATTTCCATCCTCATTCACGCCTTCGTCGTCAATATCATCTGGGACCTCATCCACGTCGGGATCACTCTCACTATCAACTTCGTGATCAACAGGATCATTACTATAGTatacatcatcaccaaccacatcagtCTCGGGTGCAACATTAAGATCAATATTGATCTCGTGTATAGTTGATTGACTATCAACATATGATATCAGAACCACCATACACGGCTCTTGAACTCCATCTTCTTCACCTAATGGAGTGGGATCTTCAGTTGCCTCCACACCAGCTAACtcagaaaataattgaattggtgtATTTTGGTTGCTTTGAGtcccacaataaagagcgaccattgtcttcacgtcttcatcgtctacaagttccatttcggtaaattttattggatcCGTTGAAACTGAAAACTTGtaaaaaatttttgatatctttctcccacaacgtctataaatttttcactaattttttccttcatatcatcaaacgagatatttctattaaatcacattgctacttgtttgcgacattcaaatatacatcacacggttgttgtcaaaatttctctatcgaaataaacgcatacaaaaaactgATTCTCCATATTCAATACTagatctattaaaaaaatttcaaaattcttaaaatagtttcaaaatgaaaaaaaattacataaaatttttaatgcaaaatttttcattcaaaagctaacaaaattaataacctaacaaaataactttcaaataataaaattactaacaagACTCTACATTCtagttaaaaagaaataaaccaaaatacttTATCCTTCTTCTtgctttcctttctttttttcttctccctaTCTTCCTATTTCCGTTCTGCTAAATTTTGTGTATGTTCCTCTGTTAAAATTTATGTCTGTGCTCATTTGATTTTCGGGGGTATATATAGGGAAAAAAATAAGCGTGACTAGTCGCTTTGTCGATAGGCTACACCATTGGCGCCTCGAGATAGGCGCAACTAGTCGCATACAGTATCTATACCCGGGTCATATACTGATCcgagaaaaaattaataatattttattaaaagaaaaaatttaatataaaaatttattggcGTCTATTAGATAGGTGCCATTAAAAAATATACCATTTCGATAATTAATCTATCGACAACCTAtttcaagatttaattttttaatttattcggtaaaaaacctaaatataacacttaaaagtttttaaataagaatttatcTGTAAAAATTCTATGCAACtcgagcaaaaaaaaaaaaaaaatttgcataGGATAGGCTCATCGTATTTCATTTCTTGTACCTAAAGtagcaaaattaaattgtaattcaaaagaaaagttaaaatacaattttattgtTGTATTAATCCATAACTTTAAAGAGACCAAATCCCAGTTTTACTATTTTCAGGCTAAAGCTTCTCTCTGCctatttgagaaagaaaattatttttcttaaggaTTTTTCCTGATTGGGACtttgtataaataatttaaaattcaagcaGGCTagattataattattattttaataaaaaaattaattaaatttagttatcaatatatcaatatcaatgtaaaaataaaatttcactatattttattatttttaaataaaacatatttacgGATCAACCTTTAATTTGGACCAGCTTAACTAAAAATCCAGACTGAAACCCGGCCCGAGCCACTAATGATAAAACCTTGGAAAAACCCAGATTCATTATTGGCTTTCTCTGCAAAATCATTCATGTCACACTTTTTTTCATCTACCCCCTACCGCTTCAACTTCATCCACATGGCTGCCTGTCAATGGCTTACTTTCTTAAAGGTTTGgtttctttcatcttttcccTGCTTTCATTCACTCACTCACTTCAAATCATCCCCAAAAGATTAGCGAAAACCAAAAGCAAAAAGGAAGCCATTGTCGATAGCTTTGAATTTGCAGAGTTTGGTAGATAAGGATATTCCTCTGGACCTGGCATGGCGCATTCATCGCCATTGAAGTATATTTTCCTAGGGAAAGCCCAACCTTGCTTGAACGTGAATGTACTCATGTCTTTCCTAAGAATCAATTCTGATTGGACGTTTCCATCAGCTCCGGCTTCCTTTAATACGTCATTGTAGAACTTCAAGCCATAGAACATACCAGTGTCATCTGCATGTTCAAAGTTAGTCCATGGTTAGCCCACTTGTCGACTGCCTAGGGAAATTCAAATCAAAGACAAGGACTTACTTGTGTATTTGTAAGGAAGGAGGGGTTTATATTCGAAACTGAAAACTTGGGTGATGTTGTCGAGGTTAGGATGTTGAGCCACAAGTGTCCACTGCGTGTAGTTCATGGCGTAGTTGAAATTAGTGACCGTCATCTTCACTCGCCAATACTCCTTGTAATTCAGCTTCACATGCCAATGCACTCGGATGGGGCACATATGGTTGGTACACCTTATCATCGCATTCGAATTTCTACTCCTTGTTCTGTTCTTGCCAACTACACTTTCTATCTCTGCATCACCCCTGCAATTTGTAGACTAATGTCATTAGGGATGATGATATATAGTGAAATCCCATAGTTAAAAACATTTTCGTGTGGGATCAGAAAGAAGGTTTACGAGATGCAATTATTGTTGTTTTGACAGCCACAAGAACATGATGGACAAGGTGTGATTGTGGAGTTGTAAAATGAAGACATCGAGACACAACAACTCGGATATCGTGATGCCAGAATCTGATTATACGTGCATGTCACATTCCATGTCACTGCAGCACAAATTACAACACATAACTTATGTCGGGTGTAAGTATATCTGTTTTAAGtgcaaattatcaaaaacttaCTCAATGCTTGAGTTTTTCGTCGACCATCAGGGGTGAGGAAAACAGTGGACGGCACCTTTTTAGCTCCGCTGCATGTGTAACCCAGACCAGGACCAAGCAAAGTGAAGTTCAACGGCAGGTTCACTGTTTTATTGGAAGTCCCGGCACGGCCAACACTCACCTGAAAGGACGAAACCGCGGTGGAGGAGTCTTGGCCCCATGACGACACGACGCCACCTTTGCAACAATTGGCTATCTGTTGGTTATATGGGACGCCGGGGAGCAAGTCCACGACCGTGGGGTTTTTCTTACAGCAGTGTGGGACGTTTCCTTTGAACTTTGAACAATCTCCTTGTTCAGTGGCTTGGGCTCCCACCATTGACCAGATCACTTCTTTCTTagcccaaacccagcctagggTCCAGCCGGGGCTCATTATGTGCCGATACATTTGGAAGTTGGTCATTGTTACAACTGCCTGCATACCAGATATGATATATAAGCTTGCATTTCTATTTCTTCAACTATCCCACACTCAAAAGTTATATTTActataaaaatgaatattgaaaattttagtatgGGATCTTATATCCAAACCAAATTTGAGTAACATAAGTGAAAAGCATTGTTTATGGTATAAAGAAAGTTTGGAATATAGTATTTGGAACCtaccttttaaaaatgattacaTGAACAGTCTAATTTAAGTTTGAGTTTAATAAAAGAAACTTTATAATTACTAAATCGAAGTAATATTTGCATATGGGTATTAGGATATTGACCTGGATCGAAGCTAGAAGTTCGGTATTGTggggttaaaataaaattttaaaagtttggaGTCAAAggattaaaaaaagttaaattgaatattCTATAATTAGACTggattaaaattgttattactCTGGATTAAGCCCCTGCCAACCCTTAGCTAGGCTCTTATTTGAGGTAACTTTCAATTATaagaaaaaacttgaaaaagtttaaatatattagTGATGGATACATatcaatatttaacattttgatCAATATAAATGGAAATCATTGTTTTTGGTATAAAGGAAGTCGTAGTTTTGaccaaatttattgaaaatttatcttttaaggTGATTACGTGaaccaattaattaattttgagtttaatgaaaaaaatatgagtatAATAAGTGAAATTAAGTTATACTTACAACGTAACCATCCGGAGTCCAGGACATAACGTCCcatttaattgttatatttcCGTTAGGATCTAACGGATCATATGCTCCTACAACAAAAGTAGAAAAGGGAAAGGAAATTATTAgcaagaaaacttaattaactaaaacaCGAAAATGATTATAGCAACTGACCTGCTTGAGAAATGATTATAGCAAAGAAAGCAACCATTGGCAGAGGGTAGGCAAATTTGTAGAACATCATTGTGCAATATCAAGAGGTAGTACTCCTTCTGTCTGTAAACAATGATACTCCTATGGGTTTATATCTATTCCCCCAACAAACAAGAATTGTTTACGACAGCCTCAACTACTGGTTTTGTTGTATATATGTGTGAGTATGACTTGGAACTTTTTTCAGACATATTCTGAGCACAATCTTCTAACTGCCGATATTCGTCAAATACAGAAACATCTTAAACTCGATTTAATCACCTACCAAACAAAtgatttccatttaaaattaattaaattggtggGTGTGTGAGAGCTTGCAGTTATTGAAGTCAACTCACCTAGTGATAATGACTACTCAACTGTTTcacaattaataatattataatgataGATTGTAAAAGGGATAGGGAAATGgcaacaacaaaatttttagttttgaataTGCAACATATGTGATAGTTTAAATGGAATAATTGAGTTATTCAGACAAGGATTTTCCAACTTCCcattttgttttgtgttttaatatGGATGTTAGATGAAAGCTTTGCTTATGCTAACtctgtttaaaaaaaaaaaaaaaagtaaaatcagCTTTGAGATTTTATGCTAACATGACGTGCCAAGTTTCCTAGTATAATTAATTATGGCATAAAACAACAATTTGattattgaactattcaaaaaatttgtatttaatattaaaatcaattttatccCATTACCTGCACCGATTAAAAGCTTTCTGACCTTTTCTCTtctatatttcacattttttttatgaaacttagATCTAAAATATATTCTCTTACTCATCGATGGATATTGATCTACCATACTGGCCATCGAATAATCGCTTGGAGCTCACTGgtgattaaaaaaagaaaaactcaacaactcaatgacttaaataaaaaactttgaataatttaataacttaaatgaaaactttcaaatagttcaaagattaaattgtaacttttttaattaactaaccaaaattaaacttacccatagtttaatgactaatagtgtaatttaccctaaaatttaagCAGTTTAGTAAGATTTATATCACAAGCTCATATAAAACTTGTTTGATAATTTTGCTTTAGTTATGCATCTAAATAGCGAGTGTCgaatattaaacttgatttgaTGAACGTTGCAAACAGAAATGTTGATAATTTTGttcatcaaaacatttttaattcgAGAAATGTTGATAATTTTGttcatcaaaacatttttaattcgAGAAacataatcaaacaattttttttttcgattaCAAAATAACTTGTAAAAGTCTAGGTGAAACTTAACCGAGGGGTGGGGTGGGGAATCCTGTTAGCAGCTGCTGAACTTTCTCATCATGCTTCCATCTATGTTACTCCGACTATTTGGACATCTCGAGAACTGTGCAGCTTTCAGCAACATTGAACTTGTCTTCCATTGCAAGTCCAATCATTTAGTTCCAGGCCAGCAAATTCAGAGAATGGAAGAATGTTAGATAAACAAAACACTTGGTTCAAATGTCAAAGATATATGATCATAATGTCATTCAACTCGAGCATCTTTACTTACCTTAATCTGTACTTAAATGATTCGGAGGCAGGTCTCATTTTCATTGTCTTCTTGCATAGATTGTCTTTGATGTTCCACTCGCTGAAGCTGCGATGAAAGCTGAAGCAAGTTGATCGTTGGTCCATCTTTGCATGATAGTCCATCAGTGATATTGAAGTTGGCAGCTTCACTACTATCAGATATCAGTATAGCACCCATGTTACTGCCTTCGGTTGAATTGATCCCTGATGAAGAGATCGTATTCAACACTCTGTCGAGCTTTTCCGAGACTTGAGTCATGTGATGGTTATGGTAGCCTGGAATAACCAGGGAACGGGCCATGGGAATTCCTGATGAGTGGCTTGAAGAGCTGTGTGATTGAGATGACAGAAGAGAGAGAGCACAAACAGAATCCGAAATCCCAGATAATCCCTGAATGCTCAATGCTGCATCGAAAACATTGATGTCTTCACTTGCTGACGAGGAGGTGCCTTGGAACAAAGGCCGTGATCCGGAATAAGTCCCATCAAAACCATGAGGATATCGTGCATTGTTCTCACCTAAAATGCCTCCAGTGACTGCACTAGGTCCA includes the following:
- the LOC105788476 gene encoding COBRA-like protein 4, which encodes MMFYKFAYPLPMVAFFAIIISQAGAYDPLDPNGNITIKWDVMSWTPDGYVAVVTMTNFQMYRHIMSPGWTLGWVWAKKEVIWSMVGAQATEQGDCSKFKGNVPHCCKKNPTVVDLLPGVPYNQQIANCCKGGVVSSWGQDSSTAVSSFQVSVGRAGTSNKTVNLPLNFTLLGPGLGYTCSGAKKVPSTVFLTPDGRRKTQALMTWNVTCTYNQILASRYPSCCVSMSSFYNSTITPCPSCSCGCQNNNNCISGDAEIESVVGKNRTRSRNSNAMIRCTNHMCPIRVHWHVKLNYKEYWRVKMTVTNFNYAMNYTQWTLVAQHPNLDNITQVFSFEYKPLLPYKYTNDTGMFYGLKFYNDVLKEAGADGNVQSELILRKDMSTFTFKQGWAFPRKIYFNGDECAMPGPEEYPYLPNSANSKLSTMASFLLLVFANLLGMI